Proteins from one Nitrospira sp. genomic window:
- a CDS encoding response regulator, whose protein sequence is MSILIIDDFQEQRDLLHTILQRAGFGPLLPAASAGEGLQLLGVGRRGKPTSGIDLVLMDIEMPEMSGLEACQLIRLEERLQGLPIIIITAHTGAEDIQAAYTAGATDYIRKPVIPAELLARVATALSLKQEIDARKLREQELLERTTELDRAFEQITTRHGTIHICAKCKRVNSEGSYWQRIEDYLRRQARSTVKEAVCDTCLHQAYPHLKHMP, encoded by the coding sequence ATGAGCATTCTGATCATCGACGATTTTCAGGAACAACGGGATCTGCTTCACACCATTTTGCAGCGCGCCGGATTCGGACCGCTGCTTCCGGCGGCCAGTGCAGGAGAAGGGTTGCAACTGCTGGGGGTCGGAAGGCGAGGAAAACCGACATCCGGGATCGATCTCGTGCTGATGGACATCGAGATGCCCGAGATGAGCGGATTAGAAGCCTGTCAGCTCATCCGGCTGGAGGAACGGCTGCAGGGACTCCCCATCATTATCATTACCGCACACACGGGGGCAGAGGACATTCAAGCAGCCTATACAGCCGGCGCGACCGACTACATCCGCAAGCCTGTCATTCCCGCCGAATTGCTCGCCCGTGTCGCTACCGCGCTCAGCCTCAAGCAGGAGATTGATGCAAGAAAACTCCGCGAGCAGGAACTGTTGGAACGAACAACGGAACTCGACCGCGCCTTCGAGCAGATCACCACACGCCATGGCACCATTCACATTTGCGCCAAGTGCAAGCGCGTGAACAGCGAGGGATCGTATTGGCAACGGATTGAAGACTATCTGCGTCGTCAGGCCCGTTCCACCGTGAAGGAAGCCGTCTGCGATACCTGCCTCCATCAGGCGTACCCTCACCTGAAGCACATGCCTTAA
- a CDS encoding zinc ribbon domain-containing protein, with the protein MPIFEYVCQECNHRFELIVQGGTVPACPSCNATALNKQFSAFGVGATGGWPVTSSSGGGCGSCGDPRGPGACSMN; encoded by the coding sequence ATGCCCATCTTTGAATACGTCTGCCAGGAATGCAACCATCGCTTTGAGCTCATCGTGCAGGGCGGTACCGTACCGGCCTGTCCCTCCTGCAACGCCACCGCATTGAACAAGCAGTTCTCGGCCTTCGGGGTCGGGGCGACCGGCGGATGGCCGGTCACGTCCAGTTCCGGTGGCGGGTGCGGATCCTGCGGAGATCCGCGTGGTCCCGGCGCCTGTTCGATGAATTGA
- the hemW gene encoding radical SAM family heme chaperone HemW has product MQPATDQGLYIHVPFCHQRCHFCAFYLEIHHPRAAAEFVDSLLTELRLYADSSPFDHSPLGSIYFGGGTPTTLSPDQLTRILSAAKDTFGLASDGEVTVEAHPGSVTPASLRQLRRGGFTRISFGAESMNQTELDRVGRPGSPFNTKEVIVAACDAGFENINLDLMYGLPGQTLHSWNTSLHEIIALSPSHLSCYALTVEDGTSLQAAIRRGLVPAPDEALQNEMDAVAESTLTSSGYRRYEISNYARPGFASRHNRLHWTAGRYLGLGPSAQSYVGNRRFGNVSNLAAYNSLLRNGQLPVSETEELSHAHETCERLIFGLRLTDGVALDESGVLSYRGLARTVDELIEDNFLEREGSLVRLTARGRRYADTVAVALLASLEQPSCATTPP; this is encoded by the coding sequence ATGCAACCGGCCACTGATCAGGGTCTCTACATTCACGTCCCGTTCTGCCATCAGCGCTGTCACTTCTGCGCCTTTTATCTGGAGATCCACCACCCTCGAGCGGCAGCGGAATTCGTGGACTCACTCCTGACGGAGCTCCGGCTCTACGCCGACTCCTCGCCCTTCGATCACTCCCCGCTCGGCTCGATCTATTTCGGCGGTGGGACCCCCACCACACTCAGCCCCGATCAGCTGACGCGAATCCTCTCGGCAGCGAAAGACACGTTCGGTCTGGCCTCGGACGGCGAAGTGACGGTTGAGGCGCATCCAGGGTCGGTGACACCGGCAAGCCTGCGACAACTCCGGAGAGGCGGGTTCACCCGTATCAGTTTCGGCGCCGAATCCATGAATCAAACCGAACTGGATAGGGTCGGACGTCCAGGCTCCCCGTTCAATACCAAGGAGGTCATCGTCGCTGCCTGTGACGCCGGCTTCGAGAACATCAACCTAGACCTCATGTACGGCCTCCCGGGGCAGACGCTTCACAGTTGGAACACCTCGCTGCACGAGATCATCGCTCTCAGCCCGAGCCACCTATCCTGCTATGCCCTCACGGTTGAGGACGGGACGTCCCTGCAAGCCGCCATTCGCCGTGGGCTTGTCCCCGCTCCCGACGAGGCGCTGCAAAATGAGATGGACGCGGTCGCCGAATCCACCCTCACCAGTAGCGGTTATAGGCGATATGAAATTTCGAACTATGCCCGCCCAGGTTTCGCCAGTCGGCACAACCGTCTGCACTGGACCGCCGGCAGGTATCTGGGGCTTGGCCCGAGCGCCCAATCCTATGTGGGAAATCGACGCTTCGGGAATGTGAGTAACCTGGCCGCCTACAACAGCCTTCTCCGCAACGGACAGCTTCCAGTGTCGGAAACCGAAGAACTGAGTCACGCCCATGAGACGTGCGAGCGCTTGATCTTCGGGCTTCGTCTCACGGACGGTGTCGCACTGGATGAGAGTGGCGTTCTCTCATACCGCGGTTTGGCACGAACAGTGGACGAGTTAATCGAGGACAACTTCTTGGAGCGCGAGGGCAGCTTGGTCCGACTCACGGCCAGAGGACGGCGTTATGCCGATACCGTGGCCGTCGCCCTTCTCGCCAGTCTCGAGCAGCCATCTTGCGCCACCACGCCCCCTTGA